ACACTTTCGATCACATCTAAAGGTAAGAAGTTCCTCAACAAGCCTGAGTCTTTCAAGGTGGTAGAGGACTCCGATTTTTCGGACGAACCGGAACCAGAGATGATGAAGAGCGGTGCTTCATGTGCTGCCGACACCGAACTTTTCAGTATCCTCAAGGACCTTCGTAAGAAGGTTGCCAAGCAGCAGGGATTGCCTCCGTATGTCATATTTCAGGATCCATCGCTGGAGGCTATGGCGACCACCTATCCGATATCAATCGAGGAGTTGCAGAACATCCCGGGTGTGGGTATCGGCAAGGCGAAGCGTTACGGAGCCGACTTCATAAGGCTTATCAAACGTCATGTTGAGGACAACGAGATAGAGCGGCCGGAGGATCTTCGCGTTCGCAGCATCCCTGACAAGAATTCCACCAAGCTGTACATAATCACTCTCATTGACCGAAAAATACCTCTTGAGGAGATAGCTCATTCCAAGGGGCTGGAATTCAGCGAGCTTATCGACGAGATTGAGGCAATAGTATATTCCGGTACAAAGATTAATATAAATTATTATATCGATGATATAATCGATGAAGACTCCCAGGAGGAGCTTTTCGATTTCTTCAGGGACAATGAGACCGACGATCTCAATAACGCGTTCTGTGAGTTCGGCAACGACTTCACGGAGGATGAGATACGCCTTGCCCATATCAAGTTCGTTTCCGAGATGGGAAACTGATCCATTTCAATTAACATCATTCACGCTTTCCGCTAATCAGTAAAGATAATGCCTAACGTCATAGACTACAGGGATGTCACTATACATCGCAATTCACTGATCACTCTCAAACATATAGATCTGAAAGTGGGTCAGGGTGAGTTTGTGTATATAATTGGTAAAGTGGGAAGCGGCAAATCGAGTTTGTTGAAATCATTCTATGCCGACGTTCCTGTGGCATCAGGGAGCGCGCGGGTGCTCGATTATGACCTTTCATCCATAAGGTCGCGCGATATCCCTTATCTGCGTCGTCAGATAGGTATTGTATTCCAGGACTTCAGGTTGCTCACCGATCGCAGCGCGGAGGATAATCTGCGTTTTGTCCTTCGGGCTACAGGATGGACTGATCGTGCGGAGATTGATGAGCGCATATCAGATGTGCTTAAGAGTGTAGGCATGGAGAACAAGAAGTACAAGAAGCCGCATGAGTTGTCGGGAGGCGAGCAGCAGCGCATAGTGATAGCGCGGGCTCTTCTCAATAAGCCTCCTTTGATTCTTGCTGACGAGCCTACCGGTAATCTTGACCCTTCCACCGGCGAGTCCATAGTGAGCTATCTTCACACTGTAGCCCGGGAGGGCACGACTGTGATTATGGCTACGCATAACATGTCGCTTGTGGAGCAGTTTCCGGCACGAACTCTCATCTGTTCTCAACGTACGTTGAGATAAAGATAGGTTTTTCTGCATCGTTTGATTGTCACGTATATTTTTTTTACTGTCCGCTAAACCATAAAAGGGTGAGTCCAACTTCTTGAACAGCAGAAGTTGGGCTTACTTTTTGTATTTGACAAGCCCCCTCAGCAGTTTTCGGGATCTTCAGGAGGGGATTCCGAGGCCTCTGCGAGCATGATTTTCAAGTCAGCGTCGGGCTGATTTAGGAACTTTTCGAGATTCAGATAATACATCAGTACAATTCTGACGATTGTAGCCAGTCCAGAAAAGCTCCAACGCCTTTGCAAGGTGCTTTGTAAGACCGAGAGCAACAGATTAGCTATGAGCGTTACCCAAATCTGTATTTTTATGGCATTGGCACTTTCGCCATAGAAGTATCGCAAAGGGAAGTTCTGCTTTATCTGCTTGAAAAGCGACTCAATCTGCCA
The sequence above is drawn from the Duncaniella freteri genome and encodes:
- a CDS encoding cell division ATP-binding protein FtsE, whose product is MPNVIDYRDVTIHRNSLITLKHIDLKVGQGEFVYIIGKVGSGKSSLLKSFYADVPVASGSARVLDYDLSSIRSRDIPYLRRQIGIVFQDFRLLTDRSAEDNLRFVLRATGWTDRAEIDERISDVLKSVGMENKKYKKPHELSGGEQQRIVIARALLNKPPLILADEPTGNLDPSTGESIVSYLHTVAREGTTVIMATHNMSLVEQFPARTLICSQRTLR